One region of Candidatus Woesearchaeota archaeon genomic DNA includes:
- the rpsE gene encoding 30S ribosomal protein S5, which translates to MREEIQKAFDVTSWQPKTELGRKVKSGEIKDIDEILGHGRRILETEIIDALLKTESELLLIGQAKGKFGGGQRRVFRQTQKKTREGNRPKFATFAVAGDGNGHVGVGYGKSKETVPAREKAFRQAKLNMMMIRRGTGSWEDQSTEPHSIPFAVEGKCGSYKIILKPAPKGKGLICDKEVAKILKAAGIQNVWSKSFGQKKNKINVIKATMQALRKLSQMSVQPKQRDVLAVSEGSYGPIQKPLLVEEKEPVVSAEEKATASVTDELQKTTEPVKNAKTTTKIAAKEEKSDSHKAKKQEASKNE; encoded by the coding sequence ATGCGTGAAGAAATACAAAAAGCATTTGACGTAACATCTTGGCAGCCAAAGACTGAGTTAGGTCGAAAAGTAAAGTCAGGAGAAATAAAAGACATTGATGAAATTTTAGGTCATGGTCGACGAATTTTAGAAACAGAAATTATCGATGCCTTGTTAAAAACCGAGTCGGAGCTTTTACTTATTGGTCAAGCAAAAGGTAAATTTGGTGGTGGTCAACGAAGAGTTTTTCGTCAAACTCAAAAGAAGACGCGCGAAGGTAATAGACCTAAGTTTGCAACCTTTGCAGTTGCTGGCGATGGTAATGGTCATGTTGGTGTTGGTTATGGTAAATCTAAAGAAACTGTTCCAGCACGAGAAAAAGCGTTTCGTCAAGCTAAATTAAATATGATGATGATTCGTCGAGGTACAGGTTCTTGGGAAGATCAAAGTACAGAACCTCATTCTATTCCATTCGCAGTTGAAGGCAAATGTGGTTCGTATAAAATAATTTTAAAACCAGCTCCTAAAGGCAAGGGTTTAATTTGTGACAAGGAAGTTGCAAAAATCTTAAAGGCTGCCGGTATTCAAAATGTATGGTCAAAGAGTTTTGGTCAAAAGAAAAACAAAATTAATGTTATTAAAGCAACTATGCAAGCATTAAGAAAGCTTTCTCAGATGAGTGTGCAACCCAAACAGCGAGATGTGCTTGCTGTTAGTGAAGGTTCGTATGGCCCTATTCAAAAACCATTACTTGTTGAGGAAAAAGAACCTGTAGTTTCCGCTGAAGAAAAAGCAACTGCATCAGTAACTGATGAACTGCAGAAAACTACCGAGCCAGTTAAAAATGCTAAAACAACGACTAAGATTGCAGCTAAGGAAGAAAAATCTGACTCACACAAAGCAAAAAAACAGGAGGCTAGCAAAAATGAATAA
- a CDS encoding 50S ribosomal protein L6: protein MKFENISETIPLPEGVTAQVNQGVLTIKGSKGEVKRNLIHPKVIVGVASEGVTFNVKLFTKAEKKVLNTFKAHVKNLICGVTKGHEYKLRVCSGHFPMNVSIKGPGMEVKNFIGEAVPRTLTFKDGVDVKLDGDMILVSGINKELVAQAAASIEKLTRRNGFDRRRFQDGIYIVEKDGKKL, encoded by the coding sequence ATGAAATTTGAAAATATAAGTGAAACAATTCCTCTGCCTGAAGGCGTAACTGCTCAGGTAAATCAAGGAGTGTTAACAATAAAAGGTTCAAAAGGCGAAGTAAAAAGAAATCTCATCCATCCCAAGGTTATTGTTGGTGTTGCATCTGAAGGTGTAACGTTTAATGTAAAACTATTTACTAAAGCAGAAAAGAAAGTGCTAAATACATTCAAAGCTCACGTAAAAAATCTTATTTGTGGTGTAACAAAAGGTCATGAGTATAAATTACGTGTTTGTTCAGGTCACTTCCCTATGAATGTTTCTATTAAAGGACCTGGAATGGAAGTAAAAAATTTTATTGGCGAAGCTGTTCCTCGAACGTTAACTTTCAAAGATGGTGTTGACGTAAAACTTGATGGAGATATGATTTTGGTGTCAGGTATTAACAAAGAATTAGTTGCGCAAGCAGCAGCATCTATAGAAAAACTTACTAGACGAAACGGTTTTGATCGTCGTCGATTTCAAGATGGTATTTATATTGTAGAAAAAGATGGTAAAAAATTATAG
- a CDS encoding uL30 family ribosomal protein — MNKIAVILVRGLVGVNRDIKETLAYLNIRKKHACVIVDDTPVIRGMLKKAQSYITFGPVSEELLAELITKRGTKSKENKVFFLAPPIGGFEKKGIKQSFVAGGVLGDRKEAINILLKKMI; from the coding sequence ATGAATAAAATTGCAGTAATTCTTGTTCGCGGTCTTGTTGGTGTTAATCGCGATATTAAAGAAACGTTAGCATATCTTAATATACGAAAAAAACATGCCTGTGTAATTGTTGATGATACGCCTGTTATTCGAGGGATGCTTAAAAAAGCTCAGAGTTATATTACCTTTGGTCCTGTAAGTGAAGAATTACTCGCTGAACTTATCACAAAGCGAGGTACAAAAAGTAAAGAGAATAAGGTATTTTTCCTTGCTCCTCCAATTGGTGGATTTGAAAAGAAAGGTATTAAACAATCATTTGTTGCTGGTGGTGTTTTAGGTGACCGAAAAGAAGCAATTAATATTTTACTCAAAAAAATGATATAA
- a CDS encoding 50S ribosomal protein L5, which yields MNVMKEIKIEKLTLNVGAGRDEKVLQRAVKLLKNITGIDPVQTITNKRLAAWGLRPGLPIGAKITLRGDETKDLVKRLLAAKENKIKSSWFDNYGNISFGIHEYVDIPEVKYDTEIGILGLQVSLTLSRPGFRVKKRKVKKVAVGKSHLITKEDAIKFMADNFGVAMEE from the coding sequence ATGAATGTGATGAAAGAAATTAAAATTGAGAAATTAACACTCAACGTCGGCGCTGGACGAGATGAAAAAGTCCTTCAAAGAGCTGTTAAACTCCTCAAAAATATCACAGGCATTGACCCAGTGCAAACTATCACTAACAAAAGACTAGCAGCATGGGGTCTTCGACCAGGACTTCCAATTGGAGCAAAAATAACTCTTCGAGGAGATGAAACAAAAGATTTAGTAAAACGATTACTTGCAGCAAAAGAAAATAAAATAAAATCATCTTGGTTTGATAATTATGGTAATATTTCATTTGGTATTCATGAGTATGTTGATATTCCAGAAGTTAAGTACGATACTGAAATTGGAATTTTAGGTTTACAAGTTTCCCTTACTTTATCCAGACCTGGTTTTAGAGTAAAGAAAAGAAAAGTGAAAAAAGTAGCTGTAGGAAAATCACACCTTATTACCAAAGAAGATGCGATTAAATTCATGGCCGATAACTTCGGTGTTGCAATGGAGGAATAA
- a CDS encoding 50S ribosomal protein L14e gives MLFEIGTVCIKLAGRDAGKKCVIIDVVDDVYVFVDGETRRRKCNVAHLEPLASKLDIKKGASEADVAKAFETVNVKYVATKPKKAAVKPQKVRMVSKDTKKSAKKASTKA, from the coding sequence ATGTTATTTGAAATAGGAACTGTATGTATAAAATTAGCAGGTCGAGACGCAGGAAAAAAATGTGTTATTATTGATGTTGTTGATGATGTTTATGTGTTTGTTGACGGCGAAACGCGTCGAAGAAAATGTAATGTTGCTCATCTCGAACCTTTAGCATCAAAGCTAGATATAAAGAAAGGCGCTAGTGAAGCTGATGTTGCAAAAGCTTTTGAAACGGTAAATGTGAAATACGTAGCAACTAAACCAAAAAAAGCAGCCGTTAAACCTCAAAAAGTTCGAATGGTGTCAAAAGACACGAAGAAATCAGCAAAAAAAGCATCTACAAAGGCTTAA
- a CDS encoding EMC3/TMCO1 family protein: protein MALANILDPVLGPLLQWAGPFATLLIVSIIVSVFTTLIHMFATDQEKLKRLKADMKRYQAKLKTLKDSPEKAMKVQKDLMKLNGEFMKSSFKTTFYTIIPLLIFFGWLGANLAFAPLVPNTSFNVSATFQEEVSGQVSLVVPDNLTVLSNLTQTTINDAATWTGIKGPKGSYELSLLHESSGEEQFFLVTISEDVIYEDPVVLVNSEIFKKITIGNEKLYVFRNIFLFKDLPLIKNAGWLGAYILFSLIFSTALRKALKLA, encoded by the coding sequence ATGGCTTTAGCAAATATATTGGATCCGGTTCTAGGTCCACTCCTTCAATGGGCAGGTCCCTTTGCAACACTTCTCATAGTTAGTATTATTGTTTCTGTATTCACTACTTTAATTCACATGTTTGCAACAGATCAGGAAAAATTAAAACGTCTTAAAGCAGACATGAAAAGGTATCAAGCTAAATTAAAGACGCTTAAAGATAGTCCTGAAAAAGCAATGAAAGTGCAAAAGGATTTAATGAAACTTAATGGCGAGTTTATGAAATCTTCGTTTAAGACAACGTTTTATACCATTATTCCCTTGTTAATTTTTTTTGGTTGGCTGGGGGCAAATTTAGCTTTTGCTCCGCTTGTTCCCAATACATCATTCAATGTTTCAGCAACGTTTCAAGAAGAGGTCTCTGGTCAAGTCTCATTAGTGGTTCCTGATAATCTCACTGTTTTAAGTAATCTTACTCAGACAACTATAAATGATGCGGCGACGTGGACAGGAATTAAAGGGCCAAAAGGTTCATATGAATTATCTCTGCTTCACGAGTCGTCTGGCGAGGAACAATTTTTTTTAGTAACTATATCTGAAGATGTTATTTATGAAGATCCTGTTGTTCTTGTTAATTCAGAAATATTTAAGAAAATTACCATTGGGAATGAAAAACTTTACGTGTTTAGAAATATCTTTTTGTTCAAAGATTTACCTCTTATTAAAAATGCTGGTTGGCTTGGTGCTTACATTCTTTTTTCATTAATATTTTCAACAGCGCTAAGAAAAGCGCTAAAATTAGCTTAA
- the rplX gene encoding 50S ribosomal protein L24 produces MKSGFSIEWIKSVQPRKQRKYRFNAPAHIRSKFMNVSLAKDLRKKHETRAVRVRKGDKVKALRGSFKGQSGTVEKVSPVREQVFVTGIEIVKKDGGKVPYPLHPSNLQLISLAEDKRRFKKQKTEEK; encoded by the coding sequence ATGAAATCAGGATTTTCAATTGAATGGATCAAAAGCGTACAACCGCGCAAACAACGTAAGTATCGGTTTAACGCCCCAGCACATATCCGTAGTAAATTCATGAATGTATCTTTGGCAAAAGACTTACGAAAAAAACATGAAACGCGTGCTGTTCGTGTACGAAAAGGCGATAAAGTAAAAGCGCTTCGAGGTTCGTTTAAAGGACAATCTGGAACCGTAGAAAAAGTTTCTCCTGTTCGTGAACAAGTATTTGTTACAGGAATTGAAATAGTAAAAAAAGACGGTGGAAAAGTTCCCTATCCTTTGCATCCATCAAATTTACAGCTTATTAGTTTAGCAGAAGATAAGCGACGATTCAAAAAACAAAAAACTGAAGAGAAATAA
- a CDS encoding 50S ribosomal protein L18, with amino-acid sequence MAKNAIYTLGFRRKREGKTNYKKRLELLKSNKTRLVIRRSNSAVIVQFINYQPNGDKVIETFHSSKLEKFGWSFSKKSLPACYLAGLVAGVQAEKKGVKEAILDVGLQTLKKGSKIYATLKGVIDAGIIVPSSDEIFPSEERLSGKHIAEYNTKAKTITKTFEDVKKKILS; translated from the coding sequence ATGGCTAAAAATGCTATATATACATTAGGATTTAGACGAAAACGAGAAGGCAAAACTAATTACAAGAAGCGTTTAGAGCTTCTTAAAAGTAATAAGACTCGTTTAGTTATTCGTCGATCTAACAGCGCTGTTATTGTTCAATTTATTAATTATCAACCAAATGGAGATAAGGTTATAGAAACGTTTCATTCAAGTAAATTAGAAAAATTTGGTTGGAGTTTTTCAAAGAAATCTCTTCCCGCATGCTATTTAGCAGGTTTGGTCGCAGGGGTTCAAGCAGAAAAGAAAGGTGTTAAAGAGGCAATTCTTGATGTTGGTTTGCAAACGCTCAAGAAGGGCTCAAAAATTTATGCAACGCTTAAAGGAGTTATTGATGCAGGTATTATTGTTCCTAGTTCAGACGAAATTTTTCCAAGCGAAGAAAGATTGTCTGGAAAACACATCGCAGAGTATAATACTAAGGCAAAAACTATCACAAAAACATTTGAAGACGTGAAGAAAAAAATATTATCATAA
- a CDS encoding 30S ribosomal protein S14: protein MTTSDHTKVLKQIGKKPGKHQKYLKHNLPRERKFGESTKKCEVCGRTGGHISKYGMSICRQCFRDNALKLGFKKFD, encoded by the coding sequence ATGACCACATCAGACCATACAAAAGTACTCAAACAAATTGGCAAAAAGCCAGGCAAACACCAAAAGTATCTTAAACACAATCTTCCACGAGAAAGAAAATTTGGTGAGTCAACCAAAAAATGCGAAGTTTGTGGACGAACAGGCGGTCACATTTCAAAATACGGCATGAGTATATGTCGTCAATGCTTTCGAGATAATGCACTAAAACTCGGTTTTAAAAAATTTGATTAG
- a CDS encoding ribonuclease P protein subunit, translating to MEAKNKSYVGLKGIIVNETKNTMALLVDGVEKTILKSGVTFTINQKKINGETIVKRTEDRIKSRGKKQ from the coding sequence TTGGAGGCAAAAAATAAGTCCTATGTCGGTCTTAAGGGCATTATTGTTAACGAAACAAAAAACACAATGGCGTTACTTGTCGACGGGGTTGAAAAAACCATCCTTAAATCGGGCGTGACATTTACTATTAACCAAAAAAAGATCAACGGAGAAACCATCGTAAAACGAACCGAAGATCGAATCAAATCAAGAGGAAAAAAACAATGA
- a CDS encoding 30S ribosomal protein S4e: MVKQHLKRLASPRTWPISKKTLPFVARPHPGPNNKYHHLPLTVVLRDLIKVANTTKEVKFILHNKDCLIDGRAVHDNKQPVGLFGVVSLPKVKEYYRLTITQKSKLAVVKVDDKEASQKVCKIIGKTALRKGKMQLNLIDGRNVLVDKDTYKVGDSLIVDLPSQKIINHLALQKGALIFLESGSHVGKIAVIESIEASTITVKIDNVLFKTKKESVVVVGKEKSLITVQ, from the coding sequence ATGGTAAAACAACATTTGAAACGATTAGCATCTCCAAGGACATGGCCTATTAGCAAAAAAACATTACCCTTTGTAGCTCGGCCTCATCCCGGACCAAACAACAAATATCATCATCTACCACTTACCGTTGTTTTAAGAGACCTAATTAAAGTTGCAAATACCACAAAAGAAGTGAAGTTTATCTTACATAACAAAGATTGTCTTATTGATGGTCGAGCCGTTCATGATAATAAACAACCTGTAGGGCTTTTTGGAGTAGTTTCTCTTCCTAAAGTTAAAGAATATTATCGTTTAACAATTACCCAGAAAAGTAAATTAGCTGTTGTTAAAGTAGATGATAAAGAAGCAAGCCAGAAGGTGTGTAAAATTATCGGTAAAACAGCTCTTAGAAAAGGGAAGATGCAGCTTAATCTTATTGATGGACGAAATGTTCTTGTTGATAAAGATACGTACAAAGTTGGCGATTCATTAATTGTTGATTTGCCATCGCAAAAAATTATAAATCATCTTGCTTTGCAAAAAGGAGCTTTAATTTTCCTTGAAAGCGGATCTCACGTGGGCAAAATTGCTGTTATTGAGTCCATTGAAGCATCTACGATTACAGTAAAAATAGATAATGTTCTATTCAAAACTAAAAAAGAATCTGTAGTTGTTGTCGGTAAAGAAAAATCACTTATTACGGTGCAATAA
- the radA gene encoding DNA repair and recombination protein RadA — MNGPRVEDLPGVGAATVEKLEAGGFDNLMAIAVATPAELGNASGVTEVAARKMIQAARSMMDMGFQSGEDLLAKRAKVIKISTGAQSFDDMLEGGFETGAINECFGQYGSSKTQIAHVLCVSCQVKEPDAVAVYIDTENTFRPERIKQLAIGFGLDGDDVLKNIRVARAFNSDHQMLLAEKVDDLVKEGQKVRVIVVDSLIAHFRAEFVGRGTLAERQQKLNKHMHVLAKMADLHNACVFVTNQVMSKPDAFFGDPTEAIGGHIVAHNSTFRIYLRKGKKGTRVAKLVDAPNLADAECIYEVTEHGLKDA, encoded by the coding sequence ATGAACGGACCACGAGTTGAAGATTTACCGGGCGTAGGTGCAGCAACAGTAGAAAAGCTTGAAGCGGGCGGCTTTGATAATTTAATGGCAATAGCTGTTGCAACGCCTGCCGAGCTAGGTAATGCGAGCGGAGTTACTGAAGTTGCCGCAAGAAAAATGATTCAAGCTGCTCGCAGCATGATGGATATGGGTTTTCAATCAGGCGAAGATCTTTTAGCAAAGCGAGCAAAAGTAATTAAGATTAGTACTGGGGCGCAAAGCTTTGATGATATGCTCGAAGGTGGCTTTGAAACAGGTGCAATTAACGAATGTTTTGGTCAATATGGTAGTTCAAAAACACAAATTGCGCACGTGCTTTGCGTGAGTTGTCAAGTGAAAGAACCAGATGCTGTTGCAGTGTATATTGATACAGAAAATACTTTTCGACCTGAGCGTATCAAGCAACTCGCCATAGGATTTGGTCTTGATGGTGATGATGTTTTGAAAAATATTCGTGTTGCTCGAGCATTTAATTCAGATCATCAGATGTTGCTTGCTGAAAAAGTTGATGATTTAGTTAAAGAAGGTCAAAAGGTTCGTGTTATTGTTGTTGATTCGTTAATAGCACATTTTCGAGCAGAGTTCGTTGGTCGCGGTACGCTTGCTGAACGTCAACAGAAACTCAATAAGCATATGCACGTCCTTGCAAAAATGGCTGATTTACATAATGCCTGTGTTTTTGTAACTAATCAAGTTATGTCAAAGCCAGATGCATTTTTTGGTGATCCAACTGAAGCAATTGGTGGACATATTGTTGCACACAACAGCACGTTTCGGATTTATTTACGGAAAGGAAAAAAAGGAACGCGCGTTGCAAAATTAGTCGATGCACCAAATCTTGCTGATGCAGAATGTATTTATGAAGTAACTGAACATGGTTTAAAGGATGCGTAA
- a CDS encoding 50S ribosomal protein L34e, with protein sequence MPRGMFKSRTLRRVMKRVPGGKAVKRYEPRNPGAARCAITGEPLHGVPRKTPNQLAKLPKTMRRPQRPYGGVLGSRASRQLIKEEARETQ encoded by the coding sequence ATGCCTAGAGGAATGTTTAAATCAAGAACGCTCCGACGTGTTATGAAACGCGTACCCGGAGGAAAGGCAGTAAAACGCTATGAACCAAGGAATCCTGGTGCTGCGCGATGCGCAATAACTGGTGAACCGCTTCATGGAGTGCCTCGCAAAACGCCAAATCAGTTAGCGAAGCTGCCAAAAACAATGAGACGACCGCAGCGCCCTTATGGCGGTGTTTTAGGTAGTCGGGCATCACGACAGCTAATTAAAGAAGAAGCTCGTGAAACCCAATAA
- the secY gene encoding preprotein translocase subunit SecY encodes MAYKDLLRFLPEVKSPTQKHVSFKQKLIWTGLVLLIFFILGAIPLFGLDAAPLRNFQFLSVVLGASFGSIISLGIGPIVTASIVLQLLAGSGLIGIDTSTAEGKALFQGTQKILTYFFILLEGIIYVKLGGLQPIAGYSGAVILQLFIGGVIIVFLDDLLNKWGFGSGVSLFIAAGVSQQIFIQALSPLHPIEATGTAVVVNQEAYAGAIPKLLQALSSGQATAAGLELSMLVATLLIFAVVVFAQAMKVEIPLSFGRIRGHGVRWPLNFVYTNVLPVILVSALVANLQLFSSIGGGTSWFSANVIPFLTNTNLLQHIIQRNVTGLLVVQSITYMLFFVGASVLFSWFWMQTSGLDPRSQAKQMMSSGLQIPGFRKDQRVLERLLKKYIYPLTIMGGIFIGFLASIADMTGAFGSGTGLLLTVMIIYKLYEDIAKQHMEDMNPMLRKMMGK; translated from the coding sequence ATGGCCTACAAAGATTTACTTCGGTTCCTTCCGGAAGTGAAGTCTCCAACGCAAAAACACGTTTCTTTCAAACAAAAGCTTATCTGGACAGGCTTAGTACTTTTAATTTTCTTTATTTTAGGAGCAATTCCTCTTTTTGGTTTAGACGCTGCTCCTCTTCGTAATTTTCAATTTTTATCTGTAGTACTTGGTGCAAGTTTTGGTTCTATTATATCCTTAGGTATTGGGCCTATCGTAACCGCGTCTATTGTGTTGCAACTTTTGGCAGGTTCGGGCCTTATTGGCATCGACACATCTACTGCAGAAGGTAAAGCATTATTTCAAGGAACGCAAAAAATTTTAACGTATTTTTTCATTCTTTTAGAGGGTATTATTTATGTTAAATTAGGAGGTCTTCAGCCAATTGCGGGTTATAGTGGTGCTGTTATTCTCCAACTGTTTATTGGTGGCGTTATTATTGTTTTTCTTGATGATCTCTTAAATAAATGGGGTTTTGGTAGCGGCGTATCCTTATTTATTGCTGCGGGTGTATCTCAACAAATTTTTATTCAAGCATTAAGTCCATTGCATCCAATTGAAGCAACAGGAACGGCTGTTGTGGTCAATCAAGAAGCGTATGCGGGTGCTATTCCTAAATTATTGCAAGCGCTTTCAAGTGGTCAAGCAACCGCAGCAGGGTTAGAATTGAGTATGTTAGTTGCAACACTGTTAATTTTTGCAGTAGTAGTCTTCGCTCAAGCAATGAAAGTGGAGATTCCCTTATCTTTTGGAAGAATTAGAGGTCATGGGGTGAGATGGCCCTTAAACTTTGTATATACCAATGTTCTTCCTGTTATTTTAGTTTCAGCGCTCGTTGCTAATTTACAATTGTTTAGTTCTATTGGCGGCGGAACGAGTTGGTTTAGTGCAAATGTTATTCCTTTCTTAACGAATACCAATCTTTTACAGCACATTATTCAACGTAACGTGACTGGATTATTGGTTGTTCAGAGTATTACTTACATGTTATTTTTTGTTGGCGCATCAGTACTGTTTAGTTGGTTTTGGATGCAAACATCAGGTCTTGATCCTCGTTCACAGGCAAAGCAAATGATGTCATCTGGGTTGCAAATTCCTGGTTTTAGAAAAGATCAGAGAGTGTTAGAAAGGCTTCTTAAAAAATATATTTATCCGTTAACAATAATGGGCGGAATTTTTATAGGCTTTCTTGCATCTATTGCGGACATGACGGGCGCATTTGGTAGTGGTACTGGTTTATTACTTACGGTAATGATTATTTACAAACTTTACGAAGATATTGCTAAGCAACACATGGAAGATATGAATCCGATGCTTCGTAAAATGATGGGAAAATAA
- the rpsQ gene encoding 30S ribosomal protein S17, whose translation MNNISVRGKTFTGKVVSAKMHHTVVVEWERRVQIPKYERFEKRRSKVAAHNPEEIHAQEGDIVKIQETKPLSKTKNFIVIEIVQKAE comes from the coding sequence ATGAACAACATCAGCGTAAGAGGAAAAACATTCACAGGAAAAGTTGTTAGTGCTAAAATGCACCATACTGTTGTTGTAGAATGGGAACGGCGAGTTCAAATTCCTAAATACGAACGTTTTGAAAAACGACGATCAAAAGTTGCAGCGCACAATCCAGAAGAGATACATGCTCAGGAAGGAGACATCGTTAAAATTCAAGAAACAAAACCTCTTTCAAAAACTAAAAATTTCATTGTAATCGAAATTGTGCAAAAGGCAGAGTAA
- a CDS encoding 50S ribosomal protein L19e: MKLNVQKRLAGDILKCSPKRVWFAPDRLADIKEAITKADIRALISEGVVAKEQAKGVSRARANHRAIQRSKGLQRGPGKKKGKKTALVPRKEAWMAKIRAQRVLLTQLRVGKIVSEETYKQLYRKAKGGFFRNRRHIKVYIKEQNLLQQKEK; this comes from the coding sequence ATGAAACTTAATGTACAAAAACGATTGGCTGGAGACATCCTAAAATGTTCGCCTAAGAGAGTATGGTTTGCACCAGATAGGTTAGCCGACATTAAAGAAGCAATTACAAAAGCAGATATTCGTGCATTAATTAGTGAAGGTGTTGTTGCTAAAGAACAAGCAAAAGGTGTTTCTCGAGCAAGAGCTAATCATCGAGCAATTCAAAGAAGTAAAGGTTTACAACGAGGACCTGGTAAAAAGAAAGGCAAAAAAACAGCTCTTGTTCCTCGAAAAGAAGCATGGATGGCAAAAATTCGTGCGCAACGAGTGTTGTTAACGCAGTTACGTGTTGGAAAAATTGTTTCAGAAGAAACGTATAAACAATTATATCGTAAGGCAAAAGGCGGTTTCTTCCGTAATAGACGTCATATCAAAGTTTATATTAAAGAACAAAATTTATTACAGCAAAAGGAGAAGTAA
- a CDS encoding 30S ribosomal protein S8 — protein sequence MSLNDPLASILSQINNAKRVGKQRVTTKMSSNVIKKVLAIMSNQGYIGAVEEVIDAKGNYLIINLIGHLNACGVVKPRFAIKIDDYEKFEKSYLPARGFGILIVSTNQGLMVHTEAKEKGVGGRLISYCY from the coding sequence ATGTCATTAAACGATCCTTTAGCAAGCATATTATCGCAAATTAATAACGCTAAACGCGTTGGCAAACAGCGTGTAACAACAAAAATGAGTTCAAATGTTATTAAAAAAGTATTAGCAATTATGAGTAATCAAGGATATATTGGGGCTGTCGAAGAAGTTATCGATGCAAAAGGCAATTATCTTATTATTAATCTTATTGGTCATTTAAATGCTTGTGGTGTTGTAAAACCTAGGTTTGCAATTAAAATTGATGATTATGAAAAATTTGAAAAAAGTTATCTTCCTGCAAGAGGATTTGGCATATTAATCGTTTCCACAAATCAAGGTTTGATGGTTCACACAGAAGCAAAAGAAAAAGGCGTCGGAGGACGACTCATTAGTTATTGTTACTAG
- a CDS encoding 50S ribosomal protein L14: MKAVKAKITEGLQTGSIIETCDNSGAKVIKITGVKRKKTVKGRVPGAGVGDMVIASVKKGRPDMRKTVVFAIIVRQKKEYRRPDGTRVTFEDNSAVVLKDEKGNPKGTIFKGPIAKEAANKWPAVAKVANTII, from the coding sequence ATGAAAGCAGTCAAAGCAAAAATAACAGAGGGCTTACAAACAGGCTCAATCATTGAAACCTGTGATAACTCTGGAGCGAAAGTTATCAAAATTACAGGTGTAAAGCGAAAAAAAACCGTAAAAGGTCGAGTACCTGGTGCAGGTGTTGGCGATATGGTGATTGCATCTGTAAAAAAAGGCAGACCTGATATGAGAAAAACAGTTGTTTTTGCAATTATTGTGCGTCAGAAAAAAGAATATCGAAGACCTGATGGAACTCGAGTAACTTTTGAAGATAACTCCGCAGTTGTACTTAAAGATGAAAAAGGTAATCCGAAAGGAACAATTTTCAAAGGACCAATTGCAAAAGAAGCTGCAAATAAATGGCCAGCCGTTGCAAAAGTAGCAAACACTATTATATAA
- a CDS encoding uL15 family ribosomal protein yields MTNNLRRKNSRHRGSFTHGHGEKKKWRGAGHRGGRGNAGSGKRGDAKKPSYWKNEKMAGKFGFTNPTTKNSNPISITQINSSMNALVAKGVAKQEQDKITIDLSAANFDKLLGTGKPVAAYVITVAFATAGAIEKIKLAGGEVILKSSDVSSLDQEKEDNLDNNSAKQKANKQVSEKVAVSDVE; encoded by the coding sequence ATGACTAATAACCTTCGTAGAAAAAATAGCAGACACCGAGGATCGTTTACTCACGGTCATGGCGAAAAAAAGAAATGGCGTGGTGCAGGTCACCGAGGAGGTCGTGGTAATGCTGGTTCAGGAAAACGTGGTGATGCAAAAAAACCTTCCTATTGGAAAAATGAAAAGATGGCTGGGAAATTTGGTTTTACAAATCCAACCACAAAAAATAGTAACCCTATAAGTATTACACAAATTAATTCATCTATGAACGCGCTTGTTGCAAAAGGTGTTGCTAAACAAGAGCAAGATAAAATTACAATAGATTTATCTGCAGCTAACTTTGACAAACTTTTAGGTACTGGAAAACCAGTTGCTGCGTATGTCATTACTGTTGCATTTGCAACGGCTGGTGCTATTGAAAAAATTAAACTCGCTGGCGGCGAAGTAATCCTTAAATCTTCAGACGTTTCTTCCTTAGATCAAGAAAAAGAAGATAATCTGGACAATAACTCCGCGAAACAGAAAGCTAATAAGCAGGTTTCTGAAAAAGTAGCTGTTAGTGATGTTGAGTAG